A window of the Planococcus citri chromosome 4, ihPlaCitr1.1, whole genome shotgun sequence genome harbors these coding sequences:
- the LOC135846064 gene encoding fatty acid synthase-like isoform X2 has protein sequence MSESRHSDDVANSRISIGFSRDRTMTECDNSLSESDQKASSNADNPDDVVISGISGTFPKSENVEEFKRNLLAGNDMISAVTRFTTKESIAGIIDDVNRFDYSFFRMSSSQAQNMTISSKMILEKSFEAILDAGYNPAEIKGKNIAVITAIWDLNDEGDPAMEKNPDAYNEVFGGMEFMLSNRISNVLDIHGPSYCVNTACSSSLYAIDAAIKAIQRGQCEGAIVCASNFCLKLGDNPVLTPYLSTSGKSSPFDSNADGYVRAETVAAVFLQKRNHARRVYANAIHSATNCDGFKEGGMASPSVKQQIKLYEQCYKEMNLDPRKISYIEAHGTGTQAGDIAEGTSINEFFCTERESPLKIGTVKSNMGHSEAAAAVCGLIKMIIAFESGIIPVNLRYNTPNPKIKGLIDGHLEIASKPIPLEGEYFAINAFGIGGSNGHMVISPNKKIKNKKHELNEKIPFLVTASGRTEEAVNCILNNAEKNSNDPEYIRLLHEVFKYQIGGHQYRGYTIIQKNKPQKNSTKFFAGENRPIWFIFAGLGSQWTGMGKSLMEIPILAESIRKSHQFLKPKGLDLIKIITDDDPKTFDNILNSFVGIAAIQIALVDLLTKLNVQPDGIVGHSLGELGCAYADGCFTSEQMLLVAYYRGLVSIETPFIHGTMVAVGQSYDVMKDIVPPEIEIACHNSPTNCTLSGPTEIMREFIKDLNEKNIFNRAVKTSNIAYHSRYIASAESKFLSYTKEVIPEPKLRSKKWICTSVPEHKWDNEEVKYSSAQYHTNNLLNPVYFEESHRYIPANSITIEIAPHGLLNAILKHSLPNTVDNIPLLMRNNENNVEYLLNALGRIYEAGCEIELSPLYPPIEFPVSRSTPMISPSIKWNHDQEEYVDEMNTGFSHTSERTFVFHPKSKEHEYIQDHIIDGRNIYPGFGYLWLVVEAIASLRKKRISELSIVFENVRYETAMIIPQKGGLNFRILIHDLRNHFEVKCNAAVVVTGKVRVVEDVRQEVFDVIPFKDEISNSDILPLSNDDFYKELRLRGYDYKGLFRGVQYANCTGTYGEVSWNDNFVTYMDTVAQLTLLQTDCRNPMVPTSVGKLVIDFKKHYEILESLDEKNCRIPVNFYPYYGLMCTGGVQMSGWKSIEINRQKIRTNPVLEKYQFVPHISDEKMNLKSAIRVCVQMALKNTQSIKATTYQILDEDCNPEVTSISAAIVDVLNDLQSVEANVNILSNSEKLKGIEELKEITISNEELPMNKTAILIILENIQNKTEQLKSILDTLRDDGFIITKESIDESIPFKNLGFCISFSRIINDFEKIILLKKTVKYEQIKQAIQLKNTSYYWVSEIQNALSALDLEKNEKLVVYAEKERTNGILGFFNCLMKEEKEANASCFFIMDNNAPCFSLDEPFYKDQLDKNLRHNVYKDGKWGSYYHLTLDLDSHVESIHAFCMLEEHGNLSSFKWVEGPLNPSTYKNENGKSLVHVYYSGLNFKDVFLSVERIPTKDSALLSRLNQDHPGREFSGKDAIGNRLMGVVCGRGISTLVETIPHLTWRVPDSMTLEEAASIPLVYATVVFAFFFKMNLKKGQSILIHSGSGGIGQAAINICLHYRCNIFTTVGTSEKKEFIRKTFPQIPDRQIGNSRDTSFVKMIMDETKGKGVDVVLNSLAEDKLRASLRCVAEGGHFLEIGRSDMVKNNSLELGHFLNDIVFYSVQLETVTRSYNNETSTGNINQKLQQMLDEGIIKPINRTIFKTDDVESAFRYMASGKHIGKLVIKIRDEEKDIYAKPTTLCLRANPRITCQGNKSYIVLGGLGGFGMELADWLVVQGARNIVISSRTGIKNGYQSYRIHLWREYGAKVVISTANISEQWGVKSLLEMANSLGPVAGIFNLAAILEDNPFSKQTEEKFAGVADPKAIATSHLDQLSRKMCPHLEHFVVFSSIVSGHGNANQSNYGFANSVVERICETRQADNLPALAIQWGAIGEVGMVSEILDHDLSVDFGGLMQQNVKSCLEILRLFMKQQNPVVCSKIVADKCSIDADIIITVANILGIKDLKTISLTWTLPELGMDSITRMELKLILESEFKIFFTSEDLLTMTFSKLYQLKENIDRKSDSSRTALKPSVQIRPQNIEQLWNEPVLQIPFSIENIEQQQPIDGNAMVFIFPGIDGLALAMESIAEKLPLQVLCCQYHFVKTEHLISETRDYFSSYILEKLGPEQEFNLIAYSFGAVISLEVAAELEKRGRTGRIWLIDTSPAFIKTANIKTFGENVNSADEILQNTICMRTIQAVLPSLSENSYMQQIETTHSQELKKNKSSEILASVIKSENLQNLLHKIIDNMYITYKELIEYELPHFTLDSKCTLIKCVENTFEIPIDEQYGLSKNFKNPIQVYRIRDVDHFTIIMHPNIAEIIMESGNWKKN, from the exons ATGAGCGAATCGAGACATTCAGACGACGTCGCCAATTCGAGAATTTCCATAGGATTTTCAAGAGACAGAACCATGACAGAATGCGATAATAGTTTATCAGAAAGTGACCAAAAAGCATCATCAA ATGCGGATAATCCGGACGATGTGGTTATTTCTGGAATTTCGGGTACgtttccaaaaagtgaaaacGTCGAAGAATTCAAGAGAAATTTACTAGCAGGAAATGATATGATTTCAGCAGTAACGAGGTTCACTACAAAAG AATCAATCGCTGGAATAATCGACGATGTCAATCGATTcgattattctttttttcgGATGTCGAGTAGTCAAGCCCAAAACATGactatttcttcaaaaatgatactGGAGAAAAGTTTCGAGGCTATTTTAGACGCAG GCTACAATCCTGCAGAAATAAAGGGTAAAAATATCGCAGTTATCACTGCCATATGGGATTTAAACGACGAAGGAGATCCGgcaatggaaaaaaatccgGATGCTTACAACGAAGTGTTCGGCGGAATGGAATTTATGCTCAGTAACAGGATTTCCAATGTTTTGGATATTCATG GTCCTAGCTATTGCGTCAACACAGCTTGCTCATCATCTTTATATGCCATTGACGCGGCCATCAAAGCAATTCAAAGAGGACAATGTGAAGGGGCGATTGTATGtgcatcaaatttttgtcttaAACTAGGAGATAATCCAGTACTTACTCCGTATCTCAGTACCTCGGGGAAAAGTTCGCCGTTTGATTCTAatg ccGACGGTTACGTTCGAGCCGAAACAGTAGCTGCAGTCTTTCTGCAAAAAAGAAATCACGCTCGAAGAGTTTATGCGAATGCCATTCACTCAGCTACCAACTGCGATGGATTCAAAGAGGGTGGAATGGCCTCACCCTCCGTCAaacaacaaataaaattatatgAACAATGTTACAAAGAGATGAACCTGGATCCAAGAAAAATTTCCTATATTGAGGCTCATGGTACAGGAACACAG gCAGGAGACATTGCCGAGGGAACGTCCATCAATGAGTTTTTTTGTACCGAGCGTGAATCCCCACTGAAAATAGGAACAGTAAAATCGAACATGGGCCATTCCGAAGCGGCAGCCGCAGTATGCGGTTTAATTAAAATGATCATTGCTTTTGAATCGGGGATTATTCCTGTAAATTTAAGATATAACACACcgaatccaaaaatcaaaggTTTAATCGACGGACATCTCGAG ATTGCTTCAAAACCTATCCCTTTGGAAGGCGAATATTTCGCAATAAATGCTTTCGGAATTGGAGGATCTAATGGTCACATGGTTATATCAcccaataaaaaaatcaaaaataagaaacacGAGTTGAATGAGAAAATACCATTTCTGGTAACTGCTTCAGGTAGAACCGAGGAAGCAGTGAATTGCATTTTGAATAAC gcagaaaaaaatagcaACGATCCTGAATACATTCGGTTGTTACACGAAGTTTTCAAATACCAAATCGGTGGTCATCAATACAGAGGTTATACCatcatacaaaaaaataaaccacaGAAGAATTCCACCAAA TTCTTTGCAGGTGAAAATCGACCAATATGGTTCATTTTTGCTGGTTTGGGATCACAATGGACCGGAATGGGGAAGTCATTAATGGAAATTCCTATTTTGGCCGAATCTATTCGAAAAAgtcaccaatttttgaaaccaaaaggACTCGACTTGATAAAAATCATCACGGATGACGATCCAAAAacatttgataacattttaaattcatttgtGGGAATAGCAGCCATTCAG ATTGCTTTGGTAGATTTGTTAACAAAGCTGAATGTACAACCAGATGGAATTGTGGGTCATTCTCTCGGGGAACTGGGATGTGCGTATGCTGATGGATGCTTTACATCTGAACAAATGCTGTTGGTAGCGTATTATCGTGGTTTAGTTTCAATAGAGACACCTTTCATACATGGTACAATGGTAGCTGTGG GTCAAAGTTACGATGTCATGAAAGATATTGTTCCTCCGGAGATTGAAATAGCATGTCACAATAGTCCAACCAACTGTACCTTATCAGGTCCAACCGAAATCATGCGAGAGTTTATCAAAGATTTAAATGAAAAGAACATATTTAATCGTGCGGTAAAAACCTCGAATATCGCGTACCATAGTCGTTACATAGCCTCCGCCGAGTCAAAGTTTTTATCCTACACGAAAGAG GTGATTCCGGAACCAAAACTACGTTCCAAGAAATGGATTTGTACATCTGTCCCTGAACACAAATGGGATAACGAAGAAGTTAAATATTCTTCTGCTCAGTACCACACAAATAACCTACTTAATCCAGTATATTTTGAAGAAAGTCATCGATACATTCCTGCTAATTCAATAACCATCGAAATAGCACCTCATGGTCTCCTgaatgcaattttgaaacacTCTTTACCAAACACCGTGGATAACATACCGCTATTGATGCGGAATAATGAGAATAATGTTGAATACTTGTTGAATGCCTTGGGAAG AATTTACGAAGCAGGTTGTGAGATCGAACTTAGCCCATTATATCCGCCAATTGAATTCCCAGTTAGCAGATCAACTCCAATGATATCTCCATCGATCAAATGGAATCACGATCAGGAAGAATATGTTGATGAAATGAATACGGGATTTTCTCATACCAGCGAACGAACATTCGTATTCCACCCGAAAAGTAAAGAACACGAATACATCCAAGACCACATTATTGATGGTAGAAATATATACCCTGGTTTCGGATACTTG tggttaGTTGTCGAAGCAATTGCATCGTTGAGGAAGAAACGAATTTCTGAACTTTCTATTGTATTTGAAAATGTTCGTTACGAAACAGCGATGATCATTCCCCAAAAAG GCGGTTTGAATTTTCGCATCTTGATTCACGATCTTAGAAATCATTTCGAAGTAAAATGCAATGCTGCCGTAGTAGTAACAGGAAAGGTAAGAGTGGTTGAAGATGTTCGCCAAGAGGTATTCGATGTGATACCATTCAAAGACGAAATTTCGAATTCTGATATTCTACCTTTGAGCAACGATGACTTCTATAAAGAGCTCAGATTACGAGGATACGATTATAAAGGATTATTCAGAGGTGTTCAATATGCAAATTGCACCG gtaCCTATGGAGAAGTATCTTGGaatgacaattttgtaacataTATGGATACAGTGGCCCAACTCACCCTTTTACAAACAGATTGCCGAAATCCGATGGTCCCTACTTCTGTAGGCAAACTTGTCATTGACTTCAAAAAACATTATGAAATTCTGGAATCATTGGATGAGAAAAATTGCA GAATTCCAGTCAATTTTTATCCATATTATGGACTAATGTGTACCGGAGGTGTTCAAATGAGCGGCTGGAAAAGCATCGAAATTAACCGTCAGAAAATTCGTACTAATCCAGTACTGGAGAAATATCAATTTGTGCCTCACATAAGTGATGAA aaaatgaatttaaaatcagCCATCAGAGTTTGTGTTCAAATGGCGTTGAAAAACACTCAATCAATAAAAGCAACAACTTACCAAATACTTGATGAAGATTGTAATCCCGAGGTAACTTCGATTTCTGCAGCAATCGTGGACGTTTTGAATGATTTGCAATCTGTTGAG GCGAACGTcaacattttgagtaattcagaaaaattaaaggGAATTGAAGAATTAAAGGAAATCACGATATCAAATGAAGAGCTGCCGATGAACAAAACCGCCATACTGATTATtctagaaaatattcaaaataaaacagaG caattGAAATCAATATTGGATACGTTGAGAGACGATGGTTTTATCATCACCAAGGAATCAATCGATGAAAGcataccatttaaaaatttgggatTTTGTATTAGCTTCAGCCGAattataaatgattttgaaaaaatcatcttgcTCAAAAAA ACAGTAAAATATGAACAAATAAAACAAGCAATCCAATTAAAAAACACGTCGTATTATTGGGTATCTGAAATCCAAAACGCTTTATCAGCTCTTGACCtcgaaaagaatgaaaaattggttgTATATGCCGAAAAAGAGCGAACTAATGGTATATTAGgatttttcaactgtttaatgaaagaagaaaaagaagccAACGCCAG ttgttttttcaTAATGGATAACAACGCGCCTTGTTTTTCACTGGATGAGCCATTTTACAAAGATCAGCTTGATAAGAATCTACGCCATAACGTTTATAAAGATGGAAAATGGGGAAGTTATTACCATTTAACGCTAGATCTGGACAGCCATGTAGAATCCATTCATGCATTTTGCATGTTGGAAGAACATGGTAATCTATCATCATTCAAATGGGTCGAAGGCCCTCTGAATCCCTCaac ATACAAAAATGAGAATGGAAAATCTCTCGTTCACGTTTACTACAGTGGCCTCAATTTTAAAGATGTTTTCTTATCGGTAGAAAGAATCCCCACCAAGGATTCAGCTTTACTAAGTCGTTTAAatcag GATCACCCAGGAAGAGAATTTTCTGGCAAAGATGCGATTGGAAACCGCTTGATGGGAGTAGTATGTGGTAGAGGTATTTCAACATTAGTTGAAACAATACCACATCTTACCTGGAGGGTGCCAGATAGTATGACATTAGAAGAAGCAGCCAGTATTCCACTTGTATATGCCACA gTTGTTTTTGCTTTCTTCTTcaagatgaatttgaaaaaagggcaGTCCATTCTCATACATTCAGGCAGTGGTGGAATTGGTCAGGCAGCCATTAATATATGCCTTCACTACAGATGTAATATCTTTACAACAGTTGGCACTTCAGAGAAAAAAGAATTCATTAGAAAAACATTCCCTCAA ATTCCAGATAGACAGATTGGGAATTCGAGAGATACATCGTTTGTAAAAATGATCATGGATGAAACAAAAGGTAAAGGAGTCGACgtggttttgaacagtttggCTGAAGATAAACTACGAGCATCATTACGCTGTGTAGCCGAAGGTGgccattttttagaaataggAAGATCTGATATggttaaaaataattcattag AACTGGGACATTTCTTGAATGACATCGTGTTCTACAGCGTGCAATTAGAAACTGTAACACGGAGTTATAACAATGAAACCAGTACGGGtaatattaatcaaaaattacagCAAATGCTCGATGAGGGTATCATAAAACCAATCaacagaacaatttttaaaacagatgATGTAGAATCCGCTTTCAG gtacatggcCTCTGGAAAGCATATTGGGAAATTGGTAATCAAAATACGAGATGAGGAGAAAGACATTTATGCTAAACCAACTACATTATGTTTGAGAGCAAATCCTCGAATCACATGTCAAGGAAATAAATCTTACATCGTGCTAG gaGGATTAGGCGGTTTTGGAATGGAGTTAGCTGACTGGTTGGTGGTACAAGGTGCTCGAAATATCGTAATAAGCTCTCGAACAGGAATAAAAAATGGCTACCAATCGTACAGAATACATTTATGGCGCGAATATGGCGCCAAGGTAGTAATATCCACAGCAAATATTTCCGAACAATGGGGTGTGAAGAGTTTACTGGAAATGGCCAACAGCTTAGGTCCAGTGGCTGGAATATTCAACCTCGCAGCG ATTCTTGAGGATAAccctttttcaaaacaaaccgAGGAAAAGTTTGCAGGTGTCGCTGATCCAAAAGCCATTGCGACAAGCCATCTTGACCAACTGAGCAGAAAAATGTGTCCGCATCTGGAACACTTCGTCGTTTTTTCCAGCATAGTTAGTGGTCATGGAAATGCAAACCAATCAAACTATGGTTTCGCCAATTCTGTCGTTGAAAGAATATGTGAAACGAGGCAAGCTGATAATTTACCAGCATTGGCCATACAATGGGGAGCTATAGGAGAAGTAGGAATGGTTTCTGAAATCCTTGATCATGATTTATCCGTCGATTTTG GAGGATTAATGCAACAAAATGTCAAATCATGTCTGGAAATTTTACGCTTATTCATGAAACAACAAAATCCAGTTGTGTGCAGTAAGATTGTTGCAGACAAATGTAGTATTGATGCTGATATTATAATAACAGTAGCTAACATATTAG GAATCAAGGATCTCAAAACAATAAGTCTCACGTGGACTTTACCCGAACTAGGAATGGATTCAATCACAAGAATGGAACTAAAACTAATTCTTGaatcagaatttaaaatttttttcacctcagaAGACTTGTTGacaatgactttttcaaaattatatcaattgaaagaaaatatagACCGAAAGTCGGATTCATCACGTACAG CTCTCAAGCCTTCGGTGCAAATACGCCCGCAAAATATTGAACAACTGTGGAATGAACCTGTTCTTCAGATACCGTTTTCCATTGAAAACATTGAGCAGCAACAACCAATCGATGGAAATGCAATGGTTTTCATATTTCCAGGAATTGATG gTCTAGCTTTGGCCATGGAATCAATAGCAGAAAAGTTACCACTACAAGTATTATGTTGTCAGTATCATTTTGTTAAAACAGAACATTTGATCTCAGAAACTCGTGATTATTTTTCGTCA tacattttggaaaaacttggaCCTGAACAAGAGTTCAACTTGATCGCCTACAGTTTCGGTGCAGTGATAAGTTTGGAGGTAGCCGCAGAATTAGAGAAACGTGGTAGAACAGGACGCATCTGGTTAATAGACACCTCACCCGCATTTATAAAAACGGCGAATATAAAAACTTTTGGAGAGAATGTCAATTCAGCAGACGAAATACTTCAAAATACCATTTGCATGCGAACTATACAAGCAGTACTACCCAGTTTGTCCGAAAACAGT tatatgCAGCAAATAGAAACGACTCATagtcaagaattgaaaaaaaataagagttCTGAGATATTGGCTTCAGTAATAAAAAGCGAAAACCTTCAGAACCTTTTACATAAAATAATTGATAACATGTACATCACGTACAAAGAACTAATAGAGTATGAACTACCGCACTTTACATTGGATTCAAAGTGTACCTTGATAAAATGCGTCGAAAATACGTTTGAAATACCTATAGATGAACAGTATGGACTATCTAAG aatttcaaaaatccgataCAAGTGTATAGAATTCGTGACGTGGATCATTTTACAATTATAATGCATCCAAACATAGCAGAAATTATAATGGAATCtggaaattggaagaaaaattaa